A single genomic interval of Musa acuminata AAA Group cultivar baxijiao unplaced genomic scaffold, Cavendish_Baxijiao_AAA HiC_scaffold_429, whole genome shotgun sequence harbors:
- the LOC103973622 gene encoding ATP synthase subunit a, with amino-acid sequence MEEFFWGCDIYQTKEIQSKQIDATILMEKIDYKNDLLMDKIHYQNDEVQSEQIYSLPHLKEITRFSAEMRIQDCNSLSPLEQFTIHPLILIRGGNYYFSFTNPSLSLLLTLGLVLLLLFLVTKKGGGKSVPNAWQSLVELLYDFVLNPVNEQIGGRNVNQKFFPCISVTLTFSLFCNPQGMIPYSFTVTSHFLITLTLSFSLVIGITIVGFQRHGLHFFSFSLPAGVPLPLAPFLVLLELIPHCFRALSSGIRLFANMMAGHSSVKILSGSAWTILLLNNVFYFIGDPGPFFIVLALTGPELGVAILQAHVSTISICIYLNDATNLHQY; translated from the coding sequence ATGGAAGAGTTCTTCTGGGGATGTGACATATATCAAACCAAGGAAATACAAAGTAAGCAAATAGACGCTACAATACTCATGGAAAAAATCGACTATAAGAATGACTTACTAATGGATAAAATACACTATCAAAATGATGAAGTACAAAGTGAGCAAATATACTCTCTTCCCCATTTGAAGGAAATAACAAGATTTAGTGCGGAAATGAGGATACAGGACTGCAACAGCTTAAGCCCACTTGAGCAATTTACCATTCACCCATTAATTCTGATTCGTGGGGGCAACTATTATTTCTCATTCACAAATCCATCCTTGTCTCTGCTGCTCACTCTCGGTTTGGTCCTACTTCTGCTTTTTTTGGTTACGAAAAAGGGAGGGGGAAAGTCAGTGCCAAATGCTTGGCAATCCTTGGTAGAGCTTCTTTATGATTTCGTGCTTAACCCAGTAAACGAACAAATAGGTGGTCGAAATGTGAACCAAAAGTTTTTCCCTTGCATCTCGGTCACTTTGACTTTTTCGTTATTTTGTAATCCCCAGGGTATGATACCCTATAGTTTCACAGTTACAAGTCATTTTCTCATTACTTTGACTCTATCATTTTCTCTTGTTATAGGCATTACGATCGTTGGATTTCAAAGACATGGGCTTCATTTTTTTAGCTTCTCATTACCAGCAGGAGTCCCACTACCGTTAGCACCTTTTTTAGTACTCCTTGAGCTAATCCCTCATTGTTTTCGTGCATTAAGCTCAGGAATACGTTTATTTGCTAATATGATGGCCGGTCATAGTTCAGTGAAGATTTTAAGTGGGTCTGCTTGGACTATACTATTATTGAATAATGTATTCTATTTCATAGGAGATCCTGGTCCTTTCTTTATAGTTCTTGCATTAACCGGTCCGGAATTAGGTGTAGCTATATTACAAGCTCATGTTTCTACGATCTCAATCTGTATTTACTTGAATGATGCTACAAATCTCCATCAATATTAG
- the LOC103973625 gene encoding large ribosomal subunit protein uL5m → MIFPLHFHYEDVSRQDPLLKPNHANVMEVPGSFEIRLVPSAAFIIPFSKFAMEMECGQRFIQKQRSPYFQAGKVKSFRSNTFLGSEKDTAYVSYFERQSALRGLGMSHLMVRISMVMSILDSKVEIRENPIQFSMETEFFEFSPELEEHFEIFEHIKGFNVTIVTSANTKDETLPLWSGFLLKD, encoded by the coding sequence ATGATATTTCCACTCCATTTTCATTACGAAGATGTCTCACGTCAGGATCCGTTGCTCAAACCGAATCACGCCAACGTTATGGAAGTTCCTGGATCGTTTGAAATCAGATTAGTACCATCAGCTGCCTTCATTATTCCATTTTCTAAGTTCGCTATGGAGATGGAGTGCGGTCAGAGATTCATACAGAAACAAAGGAGCCCTTATTTCCAAGCTGGAAAGGTCAAGTCGTTTCGATCCAATACTTTCTTGGGATCTGAAAAAGACACTGCATATGTCAGTTACTTTGAACGACAAAGCGCTCTCCGAGGGCTTGGAATGTCACATTTGATGGTCAGAATCTCGATGGTAATGTCTATATTAGATTCTAAGGTCGAAATACGGGAAAACCCCATCCAATTCTCGATGGAAACAGAGTTTTTCGAATTCTCCCCGGAACTAGAAGAGCATTTCGAGATCTTCGAGCATATTAAAGGGTTCAATGTGACTATTGTGACTTCGGCCAACACAAAAGATGAGACTTTACCATTGTGGAGCGGCTTTTTGCTAAAAGATTAA